One part of the Sneathia vaginalis genome encodes these proteins:
- the nagB gene encoding glucosamine-6-phosphate deaminase, with product MRVIILKDKEEIGKWSAYLIAKRINEFKPTEQRPFVLGLPTGSTPLVTYRELINLYKEGLVSFKNVVTFNMDEYVGLSPSHKQSYHYFMFENFFNHIDIKKENINILDGLASDPDKECLRYENKMKSYGGINFFLGGVGEDGHIAFNEPGSSLASRTRDKELTQDTILANSRFFDNDISKVPTLALTVGVGTIMDSEEVMIMANGYKKSLAVRHAIEMGVNHMWTVSMLQMHKKAILVIDEDAALDLRLKTYKYFKDIEAKNLNLENLKKLILGGN from the coding sequence ATGAGAGTAATAATATTAAAAGACAAAGAAGAAATTGGAAAATGGAGTGCATACCTAATTGCAAAGCGTATTAATGAATTTAAACCTACTGAACAAAGACCTTTCGTATTAGGATTGCCAACTGGTTCTACACCACTTGTTACATATAGGGAACTAATAAACTTGTACAAAGAAGGATTAGTTTCATTCAAGAACGTTGTAACTTTCAATATGGACGAATACGTTGGATTAAGTCCTAGTCACAAGCAAAGTTATCACTATTTTATGTTCGAAAATTTCTTTAATCACATCGACATAAAAAAAGAAAATATCAATATACTTGATGGACTTGCAAGTGATCCTGATAAAGAATGTTTAAGATATGAAAACAAGATGAAAAGCTATGGTGGAATTAACTTCTTCTTAGGCGGTGTAGGTGAAGATGGTCATATTGCATTTAATGAACCAGGTTCTTCTCTTGCTTCAAGAACTAGAGATAAAGAATTAACACAAGATACTATTCTAGCTAATTCAAGATTCTTCGATAATGATATATCTAAAGTTCCAACTTTAGCACTAACAGTCGGAGTTGGTACAATAATGGACAGTGAAGAAGTAATGATAATGGCTAATGGTTACAAAAAATCACTGGCTGTAAGACATGCTATTGAAATGGGTGTTAATCATATGTGGACAGTTTCAATGTTGCAAATGCATAAAAAAGCTATACTTGTAATAGATGAAGATGCTGCACTAGACTTAAGACTTAAAACATACAAATATTTCAAAGACATTGAAGCAAAAAATTTAAATTTGGAAAATCTAAAAAAATTAATATTAGGAGGAAATTAG
- the recJ gene encoding single-stranded-DNA-specific exonuclease RecJ, with translation MQNTKWNLREKVSRISTLNIDKDVLNILASRGITKKEDIINFIHPDIKALSSPSLLVDLDKAVDRILKAIDNNEKICIYGDYDVDGITSTSILYLAFKKLGAKNLDFYIPIRDEGYGLNNQALDQIKANGTDLVITVDCGITSYKEINYANSIGLSVIITDHHNLLDPVVPNAYAVINPKRLENKYPFRELAGVGTAFMVVLALFKRKGIYEEAFSYIDLVCLGTIADVVPLIKENRIIVKYGLERLKNTQNLGLKMLLKKVFPDKLDEYSSGDVGFTISPIFNAAGRLQDAKLVVYLLISDNEREISTIIDELLLKNKERKEIQNSIFDLAKEEIEKYSQTDYVLISSSPKYHHGVIGIVAAKLVDMYYKPCIILEEKSDENIAVASCRSIPNFDITKALQYCGDLLVRYGGHTGAAGFTIEIQNIQKFREKINEYAKKTLKEEDFYKVIDIDKVLPIQKISYEFFKTLELLKPFGFGNPTPTFLTKNVIVENAKLIGQDKSHLSFDFSKKGFATKGAIWFSKGDKINEMNSSIFYDIVFKININLFKGKFYTKVLIDDMKESTLKSSDKFTFLKSLFETSFPMKSVFYSYIYLEKDSMLNIEYTSNRVVLSNTRIVGKLDENISRLLTCLHTFYAFNFKVKVESTNVYDGVNNVGIIIYRDYGISTYKKNDKNIFNYIKSNIIGPLEYDSTTKKALSCLYKENMNILLSKKNITGPISHNILLTFCMYNMVKGFKTQILSSDKDILNDKRLVFYMSKEKSPYLILDKNTYKEKVDLTNFKKIILLDDSISEKDNFMSVKNEVILPKNVLELNNENIKKYGMENIYTKFLPLKEKKKFVDKINNNEIILSDDSIYEII, from the coding sequence ATGCAAAACACTAAATGGAATTTAAGAGAAAAGGTATCTCGTATATCTACTCTTAACATCGATAAAGATGTTTTAAATATCCTTGCTTCTAGAGGAATTACAAAAAAAGAAGACATTATTAATTTTATACACCCAGATATTAAGGCCCTAAGCTCACCTAGTCTATTAGTAGATCTAGATAAAGCTGTGGATAGAATATTAAAAGCTATAGATAATAATGAAAAGATTTGTATATATGGTGATTATGACGTGGACGGTATTACTTCCACGTCTATTCTATACTTAGCCTTTAAAAAGCTAGGTGCTAAAAATCTTGACTTCTACATTCCAATAAGAGACGAAGGATATGGACTTAATAATCAAGCATTAGATCAAATAAAAGCTAATGGTACAGATCTTGTAATAACAGTTGACTGTGGTATTACATCATACAAGGAAATTAACTATGCTAATTCTATAGGTCTTAGTGTGATAATTACAGACCATCATAACTTACTAGATCCAGTTGTACCTAATGCATATGCTGTTATAAACCCTAAAAGGCTTGAAAATAAATACCCTTTTAGAGAACTAGCAGGTGTTGGTACAGCATTTATGGTAGTACTTGCACTATTTAAAAGAAAAGGTATATATGAAGAAGCTTTCTCATATATAGATTTGGTTTGTCTTGGTACTATTGCAGATGTTGTTCCATTAATTAAAGAAAATAGGATAATTGTTAAATACGGTCTTGAAAGACTAAAAAACACACAAAATCTAGGACTTAAAATGCTCCTAAAAAAAGTCTTTCCTGATAAGCTTGATGAATATTCTTCAGGTGATGTAGGATTTACAATATCCCCAATATTTAATGCAGCTGGTAGATTACAAGATGCAAAACTTGTAGTATATCTTTTAATTTCTGACAACGAAAGAGAAATTAGCACTATAATAGACGAATTACTACTTAAAAACAAAGAAAGAAAAGAAATACAAAATAGCATCTTCGATTTAGCAAAAGAAGAAATAGAAAAGTATTCACAAACTGACTATGTATTAATTAGTTCAAGCCCTAAATACCATCATGGTGTAATAGGCATAGTTGCAGCAAAATTAGTAGATATGTATTACAAGCCTTGCATAATATTAGAAGAAAAAAGTGATGAAAATATCGCTGTTGCATCTTGTCGTAGTATACCTAATTTTGATATAACAAAGGCACTACAATATTGTGGAGACTTACTTGTAAGATATGGTGGGCATACTGGTGCTGCAGGTTTTACAATAGAAATACAAAATATACAAAAATTTAGAGAAAAAATTAATGAATACGCTAAAAAAACACTTAAAGAAGAAGATTTCTATAAGGTAATAGATATAGATAAGGTCTTACCTATACAAAAAATTTCATATGAATTCTTTAAAACCTTAGAATTACTTAAACCTTTTGGATTTGGTAATCCTACACCAACATTTTTAACTAAAAATGTTATTGTAGAAAACGCAAAGTTAATAGGGCAAGATAAGTCACACCTAAGTTTTGACTTCTCAAAAAAAGGATTTGCTACAAAAGGAGCTATATGGTTTTCTAAAGGTGATAAAATTAATGAAATGAATTCTAGTATATTTTATGATATCGTTTTTAAGATAAATATTAATCTATTTAAAGGAAAGTTCTATACTAAAGTTTTAATAGATGATATGAAAGAATCTACACTTAAATCTAGTGATAAATTTACATTTTTAAAATCTTTATTTGAAACAAGTTTCCCTATGAAATCTGTATTCTATTCATATATTTATCTTGAAAAAGATAGTATGTTAAATATTGAATATACAAGTAATCGTGTTGTATTATCTAATACAAGAATCGTAGGTAAATTAGATGAAAATATTTCAAGACTTTTAACTTGCCTTCACACATTTTACGCTTTTAACTTCAAAGTTAAAGTTGAAAGCACCAATGTATATGATGGGGTTAATAACGTTGGGATTATTATCTACAGGGACTATGGAATAAGTACGTATAAGAAGAATGACAAAAATATTTTTAACTATATTAAATCTAATATAATAGGCCCACTAGAATATGACTCAACAACAAAGAAAGCCTTATCTTGTTTGTATAAGGAAAATATGAATATACTTTTATCTAAAAAAAATATCACTGGCCCTATAAGTCACAATATATTACTTACTTTTTGTATGTATAACATGGTTAAAGGTTTTAAAACTCAAATTTTAAGTAGTGATAAAGATATCTTGAATGATAAAAGACTTGTATTCTATATGTCTAAAGAAAAAAGTCCATATTTAATATTAGATAAGAATACGTATAAAGAAAAAGTAGACTTAACTAATTTTAAAAAGATAATACTCTTAGACGATAGTATTTCAGAAAAAGATAACTTTATGTCTGTTAAAAATGAGGTTATTTTACCTAAAAATGTGCTAGAACTTAATAATGAAAATATTAAAAAATATGGTATGGAAAATATATATACAAAATTTCTTCCACTAAAGGAAAAAAAGAAATTTGTAGATAAAATAAATAACAATGAGATTATACTGTCAGATGATAGTATTTATGAGATAATATAA
- a CDS encoding flavodoxin, with protein sequence MSVGIFYGTTTGVTEEVAQILCDKIDGAQMFDVANGIDNMNDFDFLIFCSSTWGLGDLQDDWMAVIDDLPKFNGKPVALLGTGDCVAFADTFIDAMRLLYDKCKKNGANIVGMVPTDGYDFVASLAIIDNKFIALPIDHMNEAEKTEERIDNWLEILNKYIH encoded by the coding sequence ATGTCTGTTGGAATTTTTTATGGGACAACAACTGGTGTAACTGAAGAAGTTGCACAAATATTATGCGATAAAATTGATGGTGCACAAATGTTTGATGTCGCAAATGGTATAGATAATATGAACGATTTTGATTTTTTAATTTTCTGTTCTTCAACTTGGGGTCTTGGAGACTTACAAGATGATTGGATGGCTGTAATTGATGACTTACCTAAATTTAACGGTAAACCCGTTGCTTTATTAGGTACAGGAGACTGTGTTGCATTTGCAGATACGTTTATAGACGCAATGAGATTGCTATATGATAAGTGTAAGAAAAATGGTGCAAATATTGTTGGAATGGTGCCAACAGATGGTTATGACTTCGTTGCTTCACTTGCGATTATAGACAACAAGTTTATAGCTCTTCCTATAGACCACATGAATGAAGCAGAAAAAACAGAAGAAAGAATAGATAATTGGCTAGAAATATTAAATAAATATATACATTAA
- the pulA gene encoding type I pullulanase — protein MNTKRIDYNLRTYAIDKLFYTSKELGPIYTNSKTTFNAWAPTATEMNLIEYLDNGQTILHPMEKDNEGVFSITIKGNLDGFVYNYQIKFDNLVNEAVDPYVKATTVNGKKGVVVNLLKTNPKKFTRLAPFTNPVDAVIYELSIRDFTVDPNAKFKNKGKFLGLCENKAIKYLKSLGITHVQMMPIYNFSCDSVDELHPFDKYNWGYDPVNYNVVEGAFATDPTKPTVRIKELKKLIKTLHDNGIRVIMDVVYNHVYDAMQHSFEKLVPDYGFRKDEFCNFSNGSGCGNDVASDHLMIRKYIVDSVVYWANEYKLDGFRFDLMGILDVTTMNEIRKKLDEIDPSIIMLGEGWHLNTDLDKADMATQTNAGKMPGVAFFNDDIRNDLKGSTYEQITTGFVNSWKSKKDSLVKSIMGGLGLYSYTSPNQLVQYVESHDDYTLFDQLGISSDKNKINEIKKMHKMATSIALLAQGISFIHSGQEFYRTKYNVENSYKSSDKINKFDWSRMKSNKKYVNYVSDLIKFKKNTPVFRLNTYEEIKKAFKLLKYSKSFIAYQLGEYLILANTSKKTKVFNISSKYAIISSNYKFNDEKKILNGNINVTSLNFMILKKEK, from the coding sequence ATGAATACGAAAAGAATAGATTACAACCTTAGAACTTATGCGATAGATAAACTCTTTTATACTTCAAAAGAACTAGGTCCTATCTACACAAACAGTAAGACTACTTTCAATGCTTGGGCACCAACAGCAACAGAAATGAATTTAATTGAGTACCTAGACAATGGTCAAACTATACTGCATCCTATGGAAAAAGATAATGAGGGTGTGTTTAGTATAACAATAAAGGGAAATTTAGATGGTTTTGTGTATAATTACCAAATTAAATTTGATAATTTAGTTAATGAAGCTGTTGATCCATATGTAAAAGCTACTACAGTAAATGGTAAAAAAGGTGTAGTTGTAAACTTATTAAAGACTAATCCTAAAAAATTTACAAGATTAGCTCCTTTTACTAATCCTGTTGATGCCGTTATTTACGAACTAAGTATTAGAGATTTTACTGTTGATCCTAATGCAAAATTCAAAAACAAAGGTAAGTTTCTAGGTCTTTGTGAGAATAAGGCTATTAAATATTTAAAGTCTCTAGGTATTACACACGTACAAATGATGCCTATATACAACTTTAGTTGTGACTCAGTAGACGAACTTCACCCTTTTGATAAGTATAACTGGGGATACGATCCTGTAAATTACAATGTTGTAGAAGGTGCTTTTGCAACTGATCCTACAAAGCCTACTGTACGTATAAAGGAACTTAAAAAATTAATAAAGACTTTACACGATAATGGTATACGTGTAATTATGGATGTTGTTTACAACCACGTTTATGATGCAATGCAACATAGTTTTGAAAAACTTGTACCAGATTATGGATTTAGAAAAGATGAATTTTGTAACTTTTCTAATGGTTCTGGTTGCGGTAATGATGTTGCAAGTGATCACTTAATGATTAGAAAATATATAGTTGATAGTGTTGTATACTGGGCAAATGAATACAAACTTGATGGATTTAGATTTGATTTAATGGGTATACTTGATGTTACAACAATGAATGAAATACGTAAAAAATTAGATGAAATTGACCCTTCTATTATCATGCTTGGTGAAGGTTGGCATCTAAATACTGATTTAGATAAAGCTGATATGGCTACCCAAACTAATGCTGGTAAAATGCCTGGTGTAGCATTCTTCAATGATGACATTAGAAATGATTTAAAAGGTTCAACATACGAACAAATTACTACAGGCTTCGTTAATTCATGGAAGTCAAAAAAAGATAGTTTAGTAAAATCTATTATGGGAGGTTTGGGTCTTTATTCATACACTAGTCCAAATCAATTAGTACAATATGTAGAATCACATGATGACTATACCTTATTTGATCAATTAGGTATTTCAAGTGATAAAAACAAAATTAATGAAATTAAAAAAATGCATAAAATGGCAACTTCTATTGCACTTTTAGCACAAGGTATTAGTTTTATACACTCTGGTCAAGAGTTTTATAGAACGAAGTATAATGTAGAAAATTCATATAAGTCTAGTGATAAGATAAATAAATTTGATTGGTCTAGAATGAAGAGTAATAAAAAGTACGTTAATTATGTTTCTGACTTGATTAAGTTTAAGAAAAACACTCCTGTATTTAGACTAAATACTTATGAAGAAATTAAAAAAGCCTTTAAGTTATTGAAATACTCAAAAAGCTTTATTGCATACCAATTAGGGGAATATTTAATACTTGCAAATACATCTAAAAAAACAAAAGTCTTTAATATATCTTCTAAATATGCTATTATTAGTTCAAACTATAAGTTTAACGATGAAAAAAAGATATTAAATGGAAATATTAATGTCACATCTCTAAACTTCATGATTTTAAAAAAGGAGAAATAG